The following are encoded together in the Natronolimnobius sp. AArcel1 genome:
- a CDS encoding PGF-CTERM sorting domain-containing protein — protein sequence MTPLHDRGWILGIAGALVVCGALVAVGFAGGVGAVQETQQNVSEEAHIEPVPEPGDAYFEAEASDGSWVSYVNPRDEYRSPYLGDGSGKLCVTLVNERGEPVVGESVPGTTVTMPTGDELDWHSHTDPFTVEYPLTEHYQRPLDADQFGTSPDLAQGDGYMDSHCMEIHGLPEDGGTVEYGPVDVTGEHADDIEVVGYIQQAHDSWDTDVDPIEDAEPYEEAGGGWTYYPDGSHGQAVAVLQLDGDADIAPDDTPDTDDEDATNSSDAGQSDDTETDADTETDADNETDSTDTDPSSSDDGSEGDSDDVDEGESMPGFGLLGAVVVVLALVCVRAIHAGTRE from the coding sequence ATGACTCCTCTGCATGACCGCGGCTGGATACTGGGTATAGCCGGTGCGCTCGTCGTCTGTGGCGCGCTCGTTGCGGTCGGTTTCGCCGGCGGTGTTGGGGCAGTACAGGAGACTCAGCAGAACGTCTCCGAAGAGGCACATATCGAACCCGTTCCTGAGCCCGGCGATGCGTACTTCGAGGCCGAAGCGTCGGATGGCAGTTGGGTGAGTTACGTCAACCCGCGCGATGAGTATCGCTCGCCGTATCTCGGTGATGGCTCTGGAAAGCTCTGTGTGACGCTCGTCAATGAGCGCGGCGAACCCGTCGTCGGGGAGAGCGTCCCCGGAACAACGGTGACGATGCCAACCGGTGATGAACTCGACTGGCACTCTCACACCGATCCGTTCACCGTGGAATACCCGCTTACCGAGCACTACCAGCGCCCACTCGATGCTGACCAGTTCGGTACTAGTCCGGACCTCGCACAGGGCGATGGTTACATGGACTCTCACTGCATGGAAATCCACGGGCTCCCAGAAGATGGTGGCACCGTCGAATACGGCCCTGTCGACGTCACTGGCGAGCACGCAGATGATATCGAGGTCGTCGGCTACATCCAGCAGGCACACGACTCCTGGGATACAGACGTTGATCCAATCGAGGACGCCGAACCGTACGAGGAAGCCGGTGGCGGCTGGACCTACTACCCTGACGGGTCACACGGACAGGCCGTTGCCGTCCTCCAACTCGACGGCGATGCGGATATCGCTCCCGACGATACACCAGACACCGACGACGAAGACGCCACGAACTCGAGCGACGCTGGCCAATCCGACGATACCGAGACTGACGCTGACACCGAAACAGACGCTGACAACGAGACTGATAGCACCGACACCGATCCGTCCTCGAGTGACGACGGGTCTGAGGGCGATAGCGATGATGTCGACGAGGGGGAGAGCATGCCCGGCTTCGGCCTGCTTGGCGCAGTCGTTGTCGTGCTTGCACTGGTCTGTGTCCGCGCTATTCACGCTGGCACGCGCGAGTGA
- a CDS encoding co-chaperone YbbN, translating to MDELTKPVHLEDNDAVTQFIESHDVALVECYTSGCTLCQAMEPVLGNVARETGIPIGLVNPRDDLALLERFDVRSVPALFLFRDGTQIAHVTDGFMGGDEVVSFLETHVQDAVSGSE from the coding sequence ATGGACGAATTGACGAAACCTGTCCATCTCGAGGACAACGATGCGGTCACACAGTTCATTGAGTCCCACGACGTTGCACTGGTCGAGTGCTATACCAGCGGGTGTACGCTGTGTCAGGCGATGGAACCCGTCCTCGGCAATGTTGCTCGAGAAACCGGGATTCCGATTGGACTCGTCAACCCGAGGGACGATCTAGCGCTGCTCGAGCGCTTTGACGTTCGGTCGGTTCCAGCCCTGTTTCTCTTTCGGGACGGCACTCAGATCGCACACGTGACTGATGGCTTCATGGGCGGCGACGAGGTCGTCTCCTTTCTCGAGACGCACGTTCAAGATGCCGTTTCGGGGTCGGAGTAG
- the glnA gene encoding type I glutamate--ammonia ligase, producing the protein MTGDNLTTAEQDVLDEIEAEDVDFLRLQFTDILGTVKNVAVPARQAEKAFTEGIYFDGSSIEGFVRIQESDMRLVPDPETFAVLPWRNDEDSAAGRMICDVYDTSSGEPFEGDPRRVLKNAIERAEELGYTVNAAPEPEFFLFEEDEDGRATTKTNDAGGYFDVAPKDLASDVRRDIIYGLEEMGFEIEASHHEVAEGQHEINFEYDDALSTADNVATFRTVVRAIAAQHDLHATFMPKPIPKINGSGMHTHLSLFTEDGENAFHDEDDEFNLSEEAHSFLAGILEHAPAITAVADPTVNSYKRLVPGYEAPVYVAWSDRNRSALIRKPAARVPAASRIEARFPDPSCNPYLALAALIHAGLEGIENDLDCPDPIRENIYDFDEEKRDEYGIETLPSNLGEAVDALEEDEVIYDALGEHVAPKFVEAKSQEFEEYLIDVSDWELDRYLETF; encoded by the coding sequence ATGACAGGTGACAACCTGACCACTGCGGAACAGGACGTACTGGACGAAATCGAGGCGGAAGACGTTGACTTCCTCCGACTGCAGTTTACGGACATTCTGGGAACGGTCAAGAATGTCGCCGTCCCGGCCCGTCAGGCCGAGAAGGCGTTTACCGAAGGCATTTACTTCGATGGCTCGTCGATCGAGGGCTTTGTCCGCATTCAGGAGTCGGACATGCGCCTCGTTCCTGACCCAGAGACCTTCGCCGTCTTGCCATGGCGCAACGACGAGGACAGCGCTGCCGGTCGAATGATCTGTGACGTCTACGACACCTCGAGTGGTGAACCGTTTGAGGGCGATCCACGACGCGTTCTCAAAAACGCGATCGAACGTGCTGAGGAGCTCGGGTACACGGTCAACGCCGCACCAGAGCCCGAATTCTTCCTGTTCGAAGAGGACGAGGACGGCCGCGCAACGACGAAAACGAACGACGCTGGCGGCTACTTCGACGTCGCCCCGAAAGACCTCGCCAGCGACGTTCGCCGCGACATTATCTACGGCTTAGAGGAGATGGGCTTCGAGATCGAAGCCAGTCACCACGAAGTTGCAGAAGGCCAACACGAGATCAACTTCGAGTACGATGACGCGCTTTCGACGGCAGACAACGTCGCCACTTTCCGAACGGTCGTCCGTGCAATCGCCGCCCAGCACGACCTTCACGCGACGTTCATGCCGAAGCCAATCCCAAAAATCAACGGCTCGGGGATGCACACCCACCTCTCGCTGTTTACCGAGGACGGCGAAAACGCCTTCCACGACGAGGACGACGAGTTCAACCTGAGCGAAGAGGCTCACTCGTTCCTCGCCGGTATTCTGGAACACGCCCCGGCAATCACCGCCGTTGCAGACCCAACTGTCAACAGCTACAAGCGCCTCGTGCCCGGCTACGAAGCACCCGTCTACGTTGCCTGGTCCGACCGCAACCGCTCGGCACTGATCCGCAAACCGGCCGCCCGTGTCCCAGCCGCAAGCCGCATCGAAGCGCGCTTCCCAGACCCATCGTGTAACCCATACCTCGCGCTCGCCGCGCTCATCCACGCCGGTCTCGAGGGAATCGAGAACGACCTCGACTGTCCCGACCCAATCCGCGAGAACATCTACGACTTCGACGAAGAAAAACGCGACGAGTACGGCATCGAAACGCTCCCATCGAACCTGGGCGAAGCCGTCGACGCACTTGAGGAAGACGAGGTCATCTACGACGCCCTCGGTGAACACGTCGCACCGAAGTTCGTCGAAGCCAAGAGCCAGGAGTTCGAAGAGTACCTCATCGACGTCTCCGACTGGGAACTCGATCGGTACCTCGAGACGTTCTAA
- a CDS encoding SDR family oxidoreductase has product MSPQRSITVDFEDTVAIITGASGALGSAAVDQFREAGATVCAVDVVAPDDEDSHLEPADGVQFYETDLTDESAVESLIESVLDDHGRIDHLLNIAGTWRGGDHIEETDLESFEFLVDINLKTAFLTSKHALPALQETDGAIVSVSARSSLEGGEGDGPYRITKAGIRLLMETIAEENQGTVRANSVMPSVIDTPMNREMMPDSDHESWVEPAEIAAVMAFLCSDAAAVTSGAAVPVYGEA; this is encoded by the coding sequence ATGTCACCACAGCGTTCGATTACGGTCGACTTCGAGGACACTGTTGCCATCATTACGGGTGCAAGCGGTGCACTCGGCAGCGCCGCCGTGGATCAATTTCGCGAGGCCGGCGCGACAGTCTGTGCCGTCGATGTCGTCGCTCCCGATGACGAAGACAGCCACCTCGAGCCAGCCGATGGCGTCCAGTTCTACGAAACAGACCTGACCGACGAGAGCGCGGTTGAATCCCTCATTGAGTCGGTTCTCGACGACCACGGACGAATCGATCACCTGCTGAACATCGCCGGCACCTGGCGCGGCGGTGACCACATCGAAGAGACCGACCTCGAGTCGTTCGAGTTTCTGGTCGACATCAATCTGAAGACGGCATTTCTCACCTCCAAACACGCGCTCCCAGCATTACAGGAGACCGACGGAGCAATTGTCAGCGTCAGTGCACGCTCGTCGCTCGAGGGTGGTGAGGGCGACGGCCCCTACCGGATCACGAAAGCCGGTATCCGACTGTTGATGGAGACGATTGCCGAGGAGAATCAGGGAACGGTTCGAGCGAACTCAGTAATGCCGAGCGTGATCGACACACCGATGAACCGCGAGATGATGCCGGATTCGGATCACGAGTCGTGGGTCGAACCCGCCGAAATCGCTGCGGTAATGGCGTTTCTCTGTAGCGACGCCGCGGCGGTTACAAGCGGGGCAGCGGTTCCAGTCTACGGTGAGGCGTGA
- a CDS encoding glycerophosphodiester phosphodiesterase → MRLIAHRGFAATAPENTIAAVQSAADHADAVEFDVRRCGSGELVVIHDDTIDRVTGTNGTVADLSLTELKTHTILESDEQIPTLEEMLAALPPDIEVNLEMKAEGIAADVLETIAAADVDNRIVTTSFLLSELRTIRELEPDQPSGLLVSRRLETPVTTAIELDCDVIGANYARCLTTQLVPRAKAVDLEVHAWSLERWLLAKILELRGVDCVSADRPLRV, encoded by the coding sequence ATGCGACTGATCGCCCATCGTGGATTCGCTGCGACGGCGCCGGAGAATACGATTGCCGCCGTACAGTCGGCCGCCGACCACGCCGATGCCGTCGAGTTCGACGTCCGACGCTGTGGCTCGGGCGAACTCGTCGTTATCCACGACGACACAATCGACCGCGTCACCGGCACGAACGGCACCGTCGCCGACCTCAGCCTCACGGAACTCAAAACACACACAATCCTCGAGTCGGACGAACAAATTCCGACGCTCGAGGAGATGCTCGCCGCGTTGCCGCCGGACATTGAGGTCAACCTCGAGATGAAAGCCGAGGGAATCGCAGCAGATGTCCTCGAGACGATCGCTGCCGCGGATGTTGACAACCGAATCGTCACGACCTCGTTTCTCCTGTCGGAACTGCGGACGATCCGCGAACTCGAGCCGGATCAGCCATCTGGACTGCTCGTCAGCCGTCGCCTCGAAACACCGGTCACGACCGCCATCGAACTCGACTGCGACGTGATCGGCGCGAACTACGCGCGGTGTCTCACCACACAGCTCGTCCCGCGGGCGAAAGCCGTCGATCTCGAGGTTCACGCGTGGTCACTCGAGCGCTGGCTCCTGGCGAAGATACTCGAGTTGCGCGGTGTCGATTGCGTGTCGGCGGATCGGCCGCTTCGCGTGTAA